A stretch of Paenibacillus mucilaginosus 3016 DNA encodes these proteins:
- a CDS encoding Bug family tripartite tricarboxylate transporter substrate binding protein gives MMNRMMNRAWKVTAAGVLAASLTACGAAKQQPEAGGDAAQTPAQTASKYPEKAITLVAPSGAGGGWDMTARTITKVLSEMKAVAKPMSVENKPGGGGAVFMAEYATKDVKDDHKLFVSSPPILINHIKKEGNSPYGIKDTTPLAQLTKDYGAIAVAANSKYNDLKSLLDDMKADPTKLTVAGGSAPGSMDHIVAILPAFKYGIDPKKVKYVSYDGGGEAVTALLGGNADVLGTDASSLDQYVKAGKIKILAVAAPQRLENMKDIPTMKEQGVDAEFLIWRGIFGPKNMSADAKKFWEETLGKMVESEQWKKEVAANNWQTEYKKSEEFKSFLTAQETQLKDILTALGMQK, from the coding sequence ATGATGAACCGCATGATGAACAGAGCTTGGAAAGTAACGGCAGCAGGGGTACTCGCAGCCAGCTTGACCGCCTGTGGCGCGGCGAAGCAGCAGCCGGAAGCCGGCGGCGATGCGGCCCAGACACCGGCCCAGACGGCGTCAAAATATCCCGAGAAGGCGATCACGCTGGTAGCTCCATCCGGTGCGGGCGGCGGCTGGGATATGACGGCCCGGACGATCACCAAGGTGCTCTCCGAAATGAAGGCGGTTGCAAAGCCGATGTCCGTAGAGAACAAGCCAGGAGGCGGCGGCGCTGTCTTCATGGCCGAATACGCGACGAAGGACGTCAAAGACGACCACAAGCTGTTCGTCAGCTCCCCGCCGATCCTGATCAACCATATCAAGAAGGAAGGCAACTCGCCTTACGGCATCAAGGACACGACGCCGCTGGCGCAGCTGACCAAAGACTACGGCGCCATTGCGGTGGCGGCGAATTCCAAATACAACGATCTGAAGTCGCTGCTTGACGATATGAAAGCCGACCCGACGAAGCTGACGGTGGCCGGCGGCTCCGCCCCGGGCTCCATGGACCATATCGTGGCGATCCTCCCGGCGTTCAAGTACGGCATCGACCCGAAGAAAGTGAAGTATGTCTCCTATGACGGCGGCGGAGAAGCCGTAACCGCGCTGCTCGGGGGCAATGCCGACGTGCTCGGTACGGACGCTTCCTCCCTCGACCAATACGTGAAGGCCGGCAAAATCAAGATTCTCGCCGTTGCAGCTCCTCAGCGTCTCGAGAACATGAAGGACATTCCCACGATGAAAGAGCAGGGCGTGGACGCTGAATTCCTGATCTGGCGCGGCATCTTCGGACCGAAGAACATGAGCGCGGACGCGAAGAAGTTCTGGGAGGAAACGCTGGGCAAAATGGTGGAATCCGAGCAGTGGAAGAAGGAAGTGGCGGCGAACAACTGGCAGACCGAGTACAAAAAGTCCGAGGAGTTCAAGAGCTTCCTGACGGCTCAGGAAACGCAGCTCAAGGATATCCTGACGGCGCTCGGCATGCAGAAGTAA
- a CDS encoding ATP-binding protein, whose protein sequence is MRLQNKLILVICSLLALVTLSLGGTFYYLMSSALEEQIGTRALKVAETVAAVPDIRKAFTLAEPSAVIQPIAESIRLKTGAEYIVIGSREGIRYSHPLPERIGKEMVGGDNGPVLEGRSIVSRAVGSLGPALRGKTPVKNESGDVIGIVSVGFLTKDIDVLTETYRYRIVWLTLGVLLVGAIGAVLIARSVRSSIHGLEPREIGSLYMEKQAILETIREGILAVNREGVVTLANPYALRLLGLPEHSDITGRPLQELLPNTRLTEVISSGQAEFDQEMLIGSHEVIVNRVPITGWNGGIEGAVSSFRSKSELYRLAEELSQVRRFADALRAQTHEYSNKLYLISGLIQLEAYQEAVDLIARESDVHQNLVAFLMREIPDPMIGGLLIGKYNRSRELKVIFEIDRESSFRDLPPGVDRSLLVTVIGNLADNAMEAVLACGDPAGRGVKLFLTDLGEDLIIECEDTGIGIPEEAGDSVFAKGFSTKEGEHRGIGLALVQHAVHKLGGYITYQPHPGGGTVFTAAIPKNGRGTERRALQ, encoded by the coding sequence ATGCGTCTGCAAAACAAACTCATTCTCGTCATCTGCTCACTGCTCGCCCTCGTCACCTTGAGCCTCGGCGGCACCTTTTATTATCTGATGAGCTCCGCCCTGGAAGAGCAGATCGGTACGCGGGCCCTGAAGGTCGCCGAGACGGTCGCCGCCGTTCCGGATATTCGGAAAGCGTTTACTCTCGCGGAGCCTTCTGCGGTCATCCAGCCCATTGCCGAGAGCATACGGCTGAAGACCGGGGCAGAATATATTGTTATCGGCTCGAGGGAAGGCATCCGCTACTCCCACCCGCTGCCCGAACGCATCGGCAAGGAAATGGTCGGCGGAGACAACGGCCCCGTGCTCGAAGGCCGGTCCATTGTCTCCAGGGCCGTCGGATCGCTCGGCCCTGCGCTTCGCGGCAAGACGCCGGTCAAGAATGAGAGCGGCGATGTCATCGGCATCGTATCCGTCGGCTTTCTGACGAAGGACATCGACGTTCTCACCGAGACGTACCGGTACCGGATCGTCTGGCTGACCCTCGGCGTGCTTCTCGTCGGCGCCATCGGGGCCGTTCTCATCGCACGCAGTGTGCGCAGCTCCATCCACGGTCTCGAGCCCCGGGAGATCGGCTCGCTCTATATGGAGAAGCAGGCGATCCTGGAGACGATCCGCGAAGGGATTCTCGCGGTGAACCGAGAGGGCGTCGTCACCCTGGCGAACCCGTATGCCCTGCGCCTCCTCGGACTGCCGGAGCACAGCGATATCACCGGCCGGCCGCTTCAGGAGCTCCTGCCGAACACCCGGCTCACCGAGGTGATCTCCTCAGGGCAGGCCGAATTCGACCAGGAGATGCTGATCGGCAGCCATGAGGTTATTGTGAACCGCGTGCCCATCACGGGCTGGAACGGCGGAATTGAAGGCGCCGTATCCAGCTTCCGCAGCAAATCCGAGCTGTACCGGCTGGCCGAGGAGCTCTCGCAGGTGAGGAGGTTCGCGGACGCTCTGCGGGCACAGACCCATGAATATTCGAACAAGCTGTACCTGATCTCCGGCCTGATCCAGCTCGAAGCCTATCAGGAAGCCGTCGACCTCATTGCCCGGGAGTCGGATGTGCACCAGAACCTCGTGGCCTTCCTGATGCGGGAGATTCCCGATCCCATGATCGGCGGCCTGCTCATCGGCAAGTACAACCGCTCCCGGGAGCTTAAAGTGATCTTCGAAATCGACCGCGAAAGCTCCTTCCGTGACCTTCCGCCGGGGGTGGACCGCAGTCTGCTCGTCACGGTCATCGGTAATCTGGCCGATAATGCGATGGAAGCGGTACTGGCCTGCGGGGACCCGGCCGGACGCGGCGTGAAGCTGTTCCTGACGGATCTCGGGGAAGACCTCATCATCGAGTGCGAGGATACCGGGATCGGTATTCCCGAAGAGGCAGGGGACTCGGTGTTCGCCAAGGGCTTCTCCACCAAGGAAGGGGAGCACCGCGGCATCGGTCTCGCGCTCGTCCAGCATGCCGTACACAAGCTGGGCGGCTATATCACCTACCAGCCTCACCCTGGGGGCGGCACGGTCTTTACCGCCGCCATCCCGAAGAACGGCCGAGGCACAGAAAGGAGAGCCCTCCAGTGA